TTGACCTATTCCGATGACAATTCCGATAGCAGCAACAAACCATATGCAGGCAGCGGTAGTCAAACCTCTGATAAGATCACTTGTCCTGATTATTGCTCCAGCCCCCAGAAACCCTATTCCGGTAACAATACCAGCGACAATTCTGCTTATTTCCTCACCGGAAGAATCAATCCCGTTACTGAATACTGCGGCAATACTCAAACCACTTATCGTTAAAACAGTGGCTCCAATACAGACCAGAATGTGTGTTCTTAATCCTGCAGGTCTTCCATGATATTCCCTTTCAAAACCTATAAGAGAACCGAGAAGTGTAGCCAGGATCAGTTTAACAATCCAACTGTCAAAATTCATTCAAACCTCCCGGGGACATTCGGAATATCCATTAACCCTGAATCAGGTACTTTAAGGAGTTCGATCATATCCAGCAGTTCGCCTGGGGAATATGGTTTACGAAGAATTCCCGCTCCCATAATCCCGTCTATCTGTGTCTTTTTCTCCATATCAGATGAACCTGATGTGAAGATAATCTTCAGATCAGGCCATTGTATTCTCAGGGTTGAGATAGTTTCCTCAAGGGATTCCTCCAGCACCGAGGCGTCCAGCACCAGACAATCAGGGGAGGATTTGAAATATTCTTCAGACAGGTTATCCAGATCGTCTGTTTTGATTACGTCCAGTCCTATTGAGACCAGCACATCGGAAACGCTGTTTCTCACCTCTCTTGAAGCATCACAGATTGCAATGGATATATTCCCTATTCTCGAAGGTTCCCTTGACTCCACCGGTGAGACATCGAACAGAGAACTCTCACTTATGCTGAAAAGTATATTAAGAGTAGTGCCGGTAGTGCTTTCAGTGAAAACGGGGTGTAGATCAAGTCTGGCAAGAATCGCTGCCAATGAAGATATATGTGAACCAAAGTCTCTCTGAATACCTGATGAATCTGTCTCGGGATCAAGTAAAGCCTCCTTGAGAAATACAGGAATTCTTGTACCGTCACAGTAACTGATCGAAACTGACCTGGAAACTGATCCATCACATTTTGCTGAAAACACCGGATCAGTAGCCGGAAAGGAAACGTTCCTGGCACCGATTTTTATCCTTACAGGTCCGGAAACTGATTCGAGTGAATGAAACACCATTTTCTTTATTATCTGTGAGAAATCACTTAAAGAACACTCTGCTTCCTGGAGAAATTCAGAGGCTTCAACTTCGATTGATGCTCTTTCCGGAAGGACATCATTGAGTGCTGAAGAAATTCTCTCGAGTTCAGAGTCGATTTTAATAACGCCTTTCAGTTCCTTTTCCGAACGTAATGCGTTCTGTTTGAATTCTGTAAGTGTTCGGGCAATTTTGCCGAAATGATTTGCGACCGTAATATCGACCCCGGACAACATCCTGCCCGCTTCAGCAAGGTCAATAGCTTTCTGAATATCAGTATCGGATATATTTCGTGGTGCTTGTGCATGCTCCTGTGCATGCTCTTCCTGTGGCTTCCCTGCTTTCGGAAGAGATGTAACGGTTTTCAACGTTTCAGGACCATGTTCGGAAACCGCTTTCCCAGATACAGCAAAACCGGAATCATTAAATGATTCAATTCTGAAAACAGTCCGGTTAATGCTGCCTGTACTATCAGCCAAATTCAGAGTAAATTCTTCTGCTTCCTCTGTTTCGGGATATTCAAATGAACTCGATTCCTCCTGGTCAAAACATGGCAAAGAGTGAAATTGCATTCCGATCGCGTCATCCAGAGGAATGTCAATCAATGATTCCGCTGCTGAATTCATGTGTATTATCTCGTGGTTGCTGTCAAGTTTAAATAGTGCCGGAGAATCCGCTATATCCATCAGTGAAGAGGGATAGACATCAAGAAGCGTCATATTCCCTGGTGATTTGAATGATTTCTCATTTTCCTGATCTTCTTCAAAATAACCCCTCATTTCGATCTTTCTGCGAATACCGGCAAGTCCAATAATGAGTCCGGGGATAATTATCAGAATCAATACAGCTACAGAAAGTGTATAAAATTCGTACCTGTATTTGTTCAACCAGTCCGTTCCTTTAAGATCTGTAAACATAATCCTCACCAGGGCGGGTCTATTTTCAGAAAGCTGCAACGGATAGAACACAGTAAGATTTTCGTCCATCCCTGATCTATTACGCCTTATGTATGGGATATTGTTAATAAATGCTGACACCGCGAGTGTATCATCGTAGGGAATATTTTCGAATTTATTCCCTGTTAAAGGCTGTGCAATTATATATTCATGAAGATTAAGACAATTAAGGAAATTGGGTCTGAGTTGATGAAATACGATTCCATTTTCCTGAAAACGATTAAACAAAGCATCTGAATAATCCACATTACCGGACAATCCTGAAAGATTCTCAGCAACCTGTGATATTTTTTCATTTTCGTTATTGGCAATTTCATCTGATATGCTATCAGTCATATGCAGATAAAACACAAGTATCACTATAACCGCAATCAATCCTAATATGTATGGAAATAATTCGCGAATGATAATTCTGATAGAGACACCTGCAAAGAAAATCATATTCATCCTTAATCAAATAATCTTCCGTAACCCGGATAATTAGTTTTAGCTAAAAACAGGAGTTTGTCAAGTGCTGTTCTAAAGTAGTATTTCGGAATACAATCATTCTGTTCTGATCATATGATTTATACTTTATTAGAGAACTTCGGAACAATTAAGGAAATACAAATGCGTCTTTACACCTTT
This Candidatus Aegiribacteria sp. DNA region includes the following protein-coding sequences:
- a CDS encoding response regulator, with protein sequence MIFFAGVSIRIIIRELFPYILGLIAVIVILVFYLHMTDSISDEIANNENEKISQVAENLSGLSGNVDYSDALFNRFQENGIVFHQLRPNFLNCLNLHEYIIAQPLTGNKFENIPYDDTLAVSAFINNIPYIRRNRSGMDENLTVFYPLQLSENRPALVRIMFTDLKGTDWLNKYRYEFYTLSVAVLILIIIPGLIIGLAGIRRKIEMRGYFEEDQENEKSFKSPGNMTLLDVYPSSLMDIADSPALFKLDSNHEIIHMNSAAESLIDIPLDDAIGMQFHSLPCFDQEESSSFEYPETEEAEEFTLNLADSTGSINRTVFRIESFNDSGFAVSGKAVSEHGPETLKTVTSLPKAGKPQEEHAQEHAQAPRNISDTDIQKAIDLAEAGRMLSGVDITVANHFGKIARTLTEFKQNALRSEKELKGVIKIDSELERISSALNDVLPERASIEVEASEFLQEAECSLSDFSQIIKKMVFHSLESVSGPVRIKIGARNVSFPATDPVFSAKCDGSVSRSVSISYCDGTRIPVFLKEALLDPETDSSGIQRDFGSHISSLAAILARLDLHPVFTESTTGTTLNILFSISESSLFDVSPVESREPSRIGNISIAICDASREVRNSVSDVLVSIGLDVIKTDDLDNLSEEYFKSSPDCLVLDASVLEESLEETISTLRIQWPDLKIIFTSGSSDMEKKTQIDGIMGAGILRKPYSPGELLDMIELLKVPDSGLMDIPNVPGRFE